From Brachionichthys hirsutus isolate HB-005 chromosome 7, CSIRO-AGI_Bhir_v1, whole genome shotgun sequence, the proteins below share one genomic window:
- the kcnk1b gene encoding potassium channel subfamily K member 1b, translating to MLQSLAGNSCVRLIQTHKSTWYFTFLLLGYVLYLIFGAVVFSSVELPYEDLLRQELRSVKKQFLQDNQCLTEERLERFLKKALEASNYGVSILNNASSNWNWDFTSALFFASTVLSTTGYGHTAPLSDGGKVFCIIYSVIGIPFTLLFLTAVVQRIMMFSTRRPIMYVHRQWGFSKPLVAIVHAAVLAVLAVCCFFLIPAAIFSSLEENWNFLESFYFCFISLSTIGLGDYVPGEAIHQKFREIYKVGITVYLLLGLIAMLVVLETLCELQQLKQLRKMFYLKKEKPQDRLAILEQDHLSFTTVCKRADDYDENKTSQYIASSTGFSPINELMSQQQA from the exons ATGCTCCAGTCTCTCGCCGGCAATTCGTGCGTGAGGTTGATCCAGACGCACAAATCGACGTGGTATTTCACGTTTCTACTTCTGGGCTACGTCCTTTATCTCATATTCGGGGCTGTGGTCTTCTCCTCGGTGGAGCTGCCTTACGAGGACCTCTTGCGTCAGGAGTTGCGGTCCGTGAAGAAGCAGTTCCTGCAGGATAATCAGTGTCTGACCGAGGAGCGCCTGGAGCGCTTTCTGAAGAAAGCCCTGGAGGCCAGTAATTATGGCGTTTCCATTCTCAATAACGCCTCTTCCAACTGGAACTGGGACTTCACCTCGGCGCTGTTTTTCGCGAGCACCGTGCTCTCGACCACAG GCTATGGTCATACAGCACCACTGTCAGATGGTGGGAAGGTCTTCTGCATCATCTACTCTGTCATTGGGATCCccttcaccctcctcttcctcacagctGTGGTGCAACGAATCATGATGTTCAGCACACGGAGGCCCATCATGTACGTCCACAGGCAGTGGGGCTTCTCCAAGCCTCTCGTTGCAATCGTTCACGCCGCTGTTCTCGCTGTGCTGGCCGTCTGCTGCTTTTTCCTCATTCCAGCCGCCATCTTCTCGTCACTGGAGGAGAACTGGAACTTCCTGGAGTCCTTCTActtttgctttatttctttgAGCACAATTGGCCTGGGAGACTATGTACCTGGAGAGGCAATACATCAGAAGTTCAGAGAGATCTACAAAGTGGGCATCACTG TCTACCTGCTCCTGGGTCTGATAGCCATGCTGGTGGTGCTGGAGACCCTGTGTGAGCTacagcagctgaagcagctgaGAAAGATGTTCTACCTGAAGAAGGAGAAGCCACAGGACCGTCTCGCCATTTTGGAGCAAGACCATCTGTCGTTTACCACCGTTTGCAAAAGAGCCGACGATTATGACGAGAATAAAACAAGCCAGTACATTGCCAGCTCAACTGGGTTCTCTCCCATTAATGAATTAATGTCTCAGCAACAAGCATGA